One region of Seriola aureovittata isolate HTS-2021-v1 ecotype China chromosome 15, ASM2101889v1, whole genome shotgun sequence genomic DNA includes:
- the LOC130182713 gene encoding claudin-15-like has protein sequence MNAIVEAFAFFLGFLGWLMVGVALPNRYWRVSTVDGNVITTSTIYENLWMSCATDSTGVHNCRDFPSLLALNGYIQASRALMIAAIVFGTFGLTATLVGMQCSKIGGENYILKGRIAAIGGVFFLLQGICTMIAISWYAANITQEFFDQFYAGTKYEIGEGLYIGWSSAILAICGGSCLICACKVQTPNEKMPYRYQQSSRGHVLSTLATSQSAPSNYGRNAYV, from the exons ATGAATGCGATAGTGGAAGCTTTTGCCTTCTTCCTGGGCTTTCTGGGCTGGTTGATGGTTGGGGTTGCCCTTCCAAACCGATACTGGAGGGTCTCTACAGTGGATGGTAACGTTATCACCACATCAACCATCTATGAAAACCTATGGATGTCCTGTGCAACTGACTCTACAGGAGTTCACAACTGCCGGGATTTTCCATCTTTGCTCGCACTTAATG GGTACATTCAGGCCTCCAGGGCGCTGATGATCGCTGCCATTGTGTTTGGGACATTTGGGCTCACGGCAACTCTCGTAGGAATGCAGTGCTCAAAAATAGGAGGAGAAAACTACATCCTGAAGGGGAGGATTGCTGCAATAGGAGGAGTGTTCTTTTTACTACAAG GGATTTGCACCATGATTGCTATATCCTGGTACGCAGCCAACATCACACAAGAGTTCTTTGACCAGTTTTACGCAGGGACTAA GTATGAGATTGGAGAAGGCCTATATATTGGCTGGTCTTCAGCCATACTCGCCATTTGTGGAGGTTCATGCCTGATTTGTGCTTGCAAAGTCCAAACCCCCAATGAAAAAAT GCCGTATCGATACCAACAATCCTCCAGAGGACACGTGCTCTCAACTCTGGCAACATCTCAGTCTGCCCCAAGCAACTACGGGAGAAATGCGTATGTCTGA
- the grk1b gene encoding rhodopsin kinase GRK1b produces MDIGGLETVVANSAYVSARGSVDGAAAASMRDKKMRARLNLPHIRDCEHMKATVDTTFDSMCVKQPIGKRLFQQFLESDATHKNAGELWKDMEDYTVCQEKDRVQKAQKIVNKYYESASKNFCSFLEEKAVTRVKEDFKNVRGDLFKESEQQLLKHLEKMATQSFKNSMYFLRYVQFKWLESQPSDEEWFMDFRVLGKGGFGEVYACQAKATGKMYANKKLEKKRLKKRKGYEGAIVEKRILAKVHSRFIVTLAYAFQTKTDLCLVMTIMNGGDLRFHMYNVDEKNPGFNEKRACFYTAQIICGLEHLHQHRIIYRDLKPENVLLDDTGHVRLSDLGLAVELPPGKDKTTGYAGTPGFMAPELLQKKEYDYTVDYFTLGVTLFEMIAAKGPFRVRGEKVENEEVSRRILNDPVAYTPNFTKECKDICEGLMEKDPAKRLGFKNNDCTDLKNQPFFKDINWGRLEAGMLPPPFVPDPKMVYAKDIDDVGAFSTIKGVVLDNKDTEFYNDFASGNVPIPWQEEMVETGVFGELNIWGEGGKLPNDLDPNYVEAKGGGCVLL; encoded by the exons ATGGACATCGGTGGTTTGGAGACAGTGGTGGCAAATTCTGCCTATGTGTCCGCCCGTGGCAGCGTGGAcggagctgcagcagcctccATGCGTGACAAGAAGATGCGTGCCAGGCTGAATCTGCCACACATCAGAGATTGTGAACACATGAAGGCCACTGTAGACACAACCTTTGACAGCATGTGTGTCAAACAACCCATCGGTAAGCGCCTCTTCCAACAGTTTCTGGAGAGTGACGCGACCCATAAAAATGCCGGAGAGCTGTGGAAAGACATGGAAGACTACACTGTATGCCAAGAGAAGGACAGAGTACAGAAGGCccaaaaaattgtcaataagTACTATGAGTCAGCTTCAAAGAATTTTTGCAGCTTCCTGGAGGAGAAGGCCGTCACTCGAGTTAAAGAAGACTTCAAGAACGTTCGCGGTGACCTGTTTAAAGagagtgagcagcagctgctcaaaCACCTGGAGAAGATGGCCACACAAAGCTTCAAGAACAGCATGTACTTCCTGCGTTATGTTCAGTTCAAATGGTTGGAGAGCCAGCCTTCTGATGAGGAGTGGTTCATGGACTTCAGGGTCCTGGGTAAAGGAGGTTTTGGGGAAGTTTATGCTTGCCAGGCTAAAGCAACGGGCAAAATGTATGCCAACAAAAAGCTGGAGAAAAAGAGGCTGAAGAAACGCAAAGGCTACGAG GGGGCAATTGTGGAGAAGCGAATCCTTGCAAAAGTTCACAGTCGCTTCATCGTGACACTGGCTTACGCTTTCCAGACCAAGACAGACCTCTGCTTAGTTATGACCATCATGAACGGTGGAGACCTCAG GTTTCATATGTATAACGTGGATGAAAAAAATCCTGGTTTCAATGAGAAGAGAGCATGTTTCTATACAGCTCAGATCATCTGTGGGCTCGAGCACCTTCATCAGCACAGGATCATCTACAGAGACCTGAAACCAGAGAACGTACTGCTGGATGATACAG GACACGTCCGCCTGTCAGATTTGGGTCTGGCTGTTGAACTTCCACcaggaaaagacaaaactaCTGGATATGCTGGAACTCCAG GTTTCATGGCTCCAGAGCTGCTCCAGAAGAAGGAGTATGACTACACAGTGGACTATTTTACTCTGGGAGTCACCCTGTTTGAGATGATTGCTGCCAAAGGGCCCTTTAGAGTACGAGGAGAGAAG GTTGAGAATGAAGAGGTAAGTCGCAGAATCCTGAACGATCCAGTTGCATATACACCCAACTTCACCAAAGAATGCAAGGATATTTGCGAAGGCCTGATGGAGAAGGACCCAGCGAAACGTCTCGGGTTCAAAAATAATGACTGCACAGATCTGAAGAATCAGCCCTTCTTCAAAGACATTAACTGGGGCCGTCTGGAAGCAG GAATGCTGCCTCCACCATTTGTCCCTGATCCTAAGATGGTCTATGCCAAAGATATTGATGATGTGGGTGCCTTCAGCACAATCAAAGGTGTGGTCCTGGATAACAAGGACACTGAGTTCTACAATGATTTTGCTTCTGGCAATGTCCCAATTCCCTGGCAGGAGGAAATGGTAGAAACAGGTGTATTTGGAGAGCTGAACATCTGGGGAGAGGGCGGCAAACTGCCCAATGACCTTGACCCAAACTACGTGGAAGCCAAAGGTGGGGGGTGTGTGCTGCTTTGA
- the slc25a35 gene encoding solute carrier family 25 member 35, whose protein sequence is MDFVLSGVAACGACLFTNPLEVVKTRMQLQGELQSRGTYQVYYRNVFHAFYTIGKVDGLAGLQKGLAPGLVYQFFMNGVRLGSYAIIESSGYIHTNGRVSALKTTLAGAVAGVVGAVMGSPVYLVKTHLQSQSTSSIAVGHQYKHQGMIHALAAIYREHGILGLWRGSSAAVPRVSVGSAAQLSTFSSSKELVIDLQVFAKDSWLVPLSAGMISSVVVVLAMTPFDVVSTRLYNQPVDQLGKGQLYKGFTDCFSKTLRKEGLTGLYKGLGASYFRLGPHTILSLFFWDELRKLYQQYR, encoded by the exons ATGGATTTCGTGCTGAGCGGAGTGGCGGCGTGCGGAGCGTGTCTGTTCACCAACCCGCTGGAGGTTGTCAAAACGCGAATGCAGCTGCAGGGAGAGCTCCAGAGCAGGGGCACTTACCAGGTTTATTATCGCAACGTGTTCCACGCTTTTTACACCATCGGTAAAGTGGACGGACTGGCAGGCTTACAGAAAGGACTGGCGCCCGGGCTGGTTTATCAGTTTTTTATGAATGGAGTCAGACTCGGCTCGTACGCCATCATTGAGTCCTCTGGTTACATCCACACCAATGGAAGGGTCAGCGCGCTAAAAACCACGTTAGCAGGGGCTGTGGCTGGAGTGGTGGGGGCCGTGATGGGCAGCCCTGTATACTTG GTCAAGACTCATCTGCAGAGTCAGTCTACGTCCTCTATTGCGGTTGGACATCAGTATAAACACCAG gGGATGATCCACGCTCTGGCAGCCATCTACAGGGAGCATGGCATTCTGGGACTGTGGAGGGGCTCCAGCGCTGCTGTACCGAGGGTCAGCGTGGGGTCAGCTGCTCAGctctccaccttctcctcctccaagGAGCTTGTGATTGACCTACAG GTTTTCGCGAAGGACAGCTGGTTGGTGCCTCTGAGTGCTGGCATGATCAGCAGTGTGGTTGTGGTGTTGGCCATGACACCTTTTGATGTGGTGAGCACACGGCTCTACAACCAGCCTGTGGACCAGTTGGGCAAG GGGCAGCTTTATAAAGGATTCACTGACTGCTTTTCCAAGACGCTGAGGAAGGAGGGATTGACAGGACTTTACAAAGGCTTGGGAGCCTCTTATTTCCGGCTCGGTCCACATACCATTCTGTCTTTGTTCTTCTGGGATGAACTGCGCAAACTGTACCAGCAGTACAGATAA
- the LOC130181960 gene encoding mannose-P-dolichol utilization defect 1 protein-like isoform X1, whose amino-acid sequence MATSPVKDFLVTHLMPEKCYEEFFVNFHLHVPCLKFVLNKTAVFWIILETFLAQLPQLLKILWRGSADGLSLTSVLLQLYAFSCPVVYAVANSFPLFAWAERLFTLAQTVTIMFLILHHRVDALTGMLFLAAYSGVMFLLGSYAAAAVVSVMQASSLAALIASKVFQAGTNYRNGHTGQLSTLSVLLTWAGSLGVVFVSLQETGSSLSTLSHILSACLSCVLVAQVLCCRSSTSTKKNE is encoded by the exons ATGGCAACGTCTCCCGTCAAAGACTTCCTGGTTACACATTTAATGCCAGAAAAATGCTATGAGGAGTTTTTCGTCAACTTTCACTTGCACG TGCCGTGCCTAAAGTTTGTACTGAACAAAACTGCCGTATTTTGGATCATACTGGAAACATTCCTGG CACAGTTACCTCAGCTGCTGAAGATACTGTGGAGAGGAAGTGCAGACGGTCTGAGTCTGACCTCTGTCCTGCTGCAACTGTATGCTTTCTCATGTCCTGTCGTGTACGCCGTGGCCAACAGCTTCCCACTCTT TGCCTGGGCTGAGAGGCTCTTCACGTTGGCGCAGACAGTGACAATTATGTTCCTCATCCTTCATCATCGTGTTGATGCTCTCACAG GAATGCTGTTCCTGGCGGCGTACAGTGGTGTAATGTTCCTGCTGGGCTCCTACGCAGCTGCAGCAGTTGTCTCAGTGATGCAGGCCTCCAGTTTGGCAGCTTTAATTGCAAGCAAG gttttccaGGCTGGAACTAACTACCGTAACGGCCACACAGGCCAACTGTCCACTCTGTCTGTGTTACTGACGTGGGCAGGGTCTCTGggtgttgtctttgtttctctacAG GAGACAGGAAGCTCACTGTCTACTCTGTCACACATACTGTCAGCCTGTCTCAGCTGTGTCCTCGTGGCCCAGGTCCTCTGCTGCAGGAGCAGCACCAGCACTAAAAAGAACGAGTAG
- the LOC130181960 gene encoding mannose-P-dolichol utilization defect 1 protein-like isoform X2 has product MATSPVKDFLVTHLMPEKCYEEFFVNFHLHAQLPQLLKILWRGSADGLSLTSVLLQLYAFSCPVVYAVANSFPLFAWAERLFTLAQTVTIMFLILHHRVDALTGMLFLAAYSGVMFLLGSYAAAAVVSVMQASSLAALIASKVFQAGTNYRNGHTGQLSTLSVLLTWAGSLGVVFVSLQETGSSLSTLSHILSACLSCVLVAQVLCCRSSTSTKKNE; this is encoded by the exons ATGGCAACGTCTCCCGTCAAAGACTTCCTGGTTACACATTTAATGCCAGAAAAATGCTATGAGGAGTTTTTCGTCAACTTTCACTTGCACG CACAGTTACCTCAGCTGCTGAAGATACTGTGGAGAGGAAGTGCAGACGGTCTGAGTCTGACCTCTGTCCTGCTGCAACTGTATGCTTTCTCATGTCCTGTCGTGTACGCCGTGGCCAACAGCTTCCCACTCTT TGCCTGGGCTGAGAGGCTCTTCACGTTGGCGCAGACAGTGACAATTATGTTCCTCATCCTTCATCATCGTGTTGATGCTCTCACAG GAATGCTGTTCCTGGCGGCGTACAGTGGTGTAATGTTCCTGCTGGGCTCCTACGCAGCTGCAGCAGTTGTCTCAGTGATGCAGGCCTCCAGTTTGGCAGCTTTAATTGCAAGCAAG gttttccaGGCTGGAACTAACTACCGTAACGGCCACACAGGCCAACTGTCCACTCTGTCTGTGTTACTGACGTGGGCAGGGTCTCTGggtgttgtctttgtttctctacAG GAGACAGGAAGCTCACTGTCTACTCTGTCACACATACTGTCAGCCTGTCTCAGCTGTGTCCTCGTGGCCCAGGTCCTCTGCTGCAGGAGCAGCACCAGCACTAAAAAGAACGAGTAG
- the tm4sf21a gene encoding transmembrane 4 L6 family member 1, translating into MCTGKCSRCIAVTLYPLAVISIICNIVLFFPGGDIKYAKDGHITEEVKYMGGVVGGGIMVLIPALYIHLTGQKGCCGNRCGMFLSIAFAAVGVAGALYSFTVAVLGLQNGPLCKVLLVWKMPFKNSDRNYLTDDTWWGICTEPKNIVQFNIGLFGTLLATSCLQVILCAIQMINGLFGCLCGTCSTKGPL; encoded by the exons ATGTGCACTGGAAAATGCTCCCGTTGCATTGCCGTTACTCTGTACCCATTAGCGGTCATATCCATCAtctgtaacattgtgttgttCTTTCCTGGTGGAGACATCAAGTATGCGAAAGATGGACATATTACTGAGGAGGTGAAATACATGGGGGGTGTCGTTGGAGGGGGCATAATG GTGTTGATCCCGGCACTTTATATCCACTTGACTGGACAAAAGGGGTGCTGTGGGAATCGCTGTGGG ATGTTCTTATCAATTGCATTCGCTGCAGTGGGTGTGGCCGGTGCCCTGTATAGTTTCACTGTGGCAGTGCTCGGTTTGCAGAACGGGCCGCTCTGCAAAGTCCTTCTGGTTTGGAAAATGCCTTTTAAAAACAG TGACAGAAATTACCTGACTGATGATACATGGTGGGGAATCTGCACAGAGCCCAAGAACATTGTCCAGTTCAACATTGGATTGTTCGGTACTCTGCTGGCCACAAGCTGTCTGCAGGTGATTCTCTGTGCCATTCAGATGATCAACGGGCTCTTCGGCTGCCTGTGTGGAACCTGCAGCACCAAAGGG CCACTGTGA
- the slc25a15b gene encoding solute carrier family 25 member 15b: MAPHPVVQAVIDLSAGAIGGAACVFSGQPLDTAKVKMQTFPTLYRGFIHCIVSTYKQVGLRGLYQGTTPALMANIAENSVLFMSYGFCQQVIRFTAGLHNEAVLSDMQKACAGSVASIFSSLVLCPTELVKCRLQAMYEMEASGKIAKSQNTVWSVVKSIMRNEGPVGFFQGLTTTIAREVPGYFCFFGAYELCRTTFADYMKCDKDDIGVAPIVFSGGFGGACLWLVVYPMDCVKSRIQVMSMMGKQAGFFKTFMTIARSEGVRALYSGLTPTMVRTFPANGALFLGYEASRKLMMKQFDN, encoded by the exons ATGGCGCCACACCCGGTGGTCCAGGCCGTCATTGACCTCTCTGCAGGAGCCATAG GGGGAGCTGCATGTGTCTTCAGCGGGCAGCCTCTGGACACAGCAAAGGTCAAGATGCAGACTTTCCCTACGCTGTACCGTGGTTTCATCCACTGCATTGTGTCCACCTACAAACAAGTGGGTCTTCGTGGTCTCTACCAGGGCACCACGCCGGCGCTGATGGCCAACATCGCAGAGAACTCTGTGCTCTTCATGAGCTACGGCTTCTGCCAGCAGGTCATCCGCTTCACAGCTGGGCTGCACAACGAAGCTGTGCTGAG TGACATGCAGAAAGCCTGTGCTGGCTCAGTAGCATCCATCTTCTCCTCGCTAGTACTCTGCCCCACCGAGCTTGTCAAGTGTCGGCTGCAAGCCATGTATGAAATGGAGGCATCAGGCAAGATCGCTAAGAGCCAGAA CACAGTGTGGTCCGTGGTGAAATCCATTATGAGGAACGAGGGACCAGTGGGGTTTTTCCAGGGCCTGACCACCACCATAGCCAGAGAGGTCCCTGGGTACTTCTGCTTCTTCGGCGCCTATGAGCTCTGCCGCACCACCTTTGCAGACTACATGAAATGTGACAAGGATGACATAG GTGTGGCTCCGATTGTGTTCAGCGGTGGTTTCGGAGGGGCGTGTCTGTGGCTGGTGGTGTATCCTATGGACTGTGTCAAGTCTCGGATCCAGGTCATGTCAATGATGGGCAAACAGGCAGGATTTTTCAAAACCTTCATGACCATTGCTCGTAGTGAAG GCGTGAGGGCACTCTACTCTGGTCTTACCCCCACCATGGTCCGTACCTTCCCTGCTAACGGCGCACTGTTTCTGGGTTATGAGGCCAGCCGGAAGCTTAtgatgaagcagtttgacaacTGA